From Mucilaginibacter rubeus, a single genomic window includes:
- a CDS encoding DinB family protein, with protein MNNEHTILVDEIIHLLQGGNAHADLKKAVDGLSPQLRGAKVDKLPYTIWQLVEHIRIAQWDMLEFSKDGNHQSPKWPEAYWPKELEPQDDQTWNNSLKQIDDDLNELIELVKTGDIYGKILHGDGQTILREALQAADHNAYHIAEIIVIRRLLGAW; from the coding sequence ATGAATAATGAACATACGATTTTAGTCGATGAAATCATCCATTTATTGCAAGGCGGTAACGCCCATGCCGATTTAAAAAAGGCAGTTGACGGTCTGTCACCACAACTTCGCGGAGCTAAGGTTGATAAACTCCCGTATACCATATGGCAATTGGTTGAACATATCCGGATAGCGCAATGGGATATGCTGGAGTTTAGTAAGGATGGAAATCATCAATCACCAAAATGGCCGGAGGCTTACTGGCCAAAAGAACTTGAGCCACAAGATGACCAAACCTGGAATAACAGCCTAAAACAAATTGACGACGACCTGAATGAACTAATTGAATTGGTCAAAACCGGGGATATCTATGGAAAAATCCTTCATGGCGATGGGCAAACTATTCTTCGTGAGGCATTACAGGCTGCAGATCACAATGCCTATCACATTGCCGAGATCATTGTGATCAGGAGGTTGTTGGGAGCTTGGTAA
- a CDS encoding alpha/beta fold hydrolase gives MKKIYLFILVTCFAGKLFAQTPPANYATALNKFKQLYNNNQPDSVYSMFGPEMMKALSQADFKSTTVQLKTQLGSLLQADLESYETPIAHYKATFQKAVFLLNISLNADNKFTGLSLTPYKAENNATASTSAGSTALATDPSLVESPVTVKTLLGSISGTLAMPKDANGKVPLVLIIAGSGPTDRDGNSPKLGLYANIYKMIANELGKKGIASLRYDKRLVGKSTTSIKENEIRFEDYVEDAAALLNMFTADERFSRVIILGHSEGSLVGMMAAYDEPIKGFISVAGAGDSADKILTEQMKSQPAFISDGFNRMLDSLKRGKTTDNIDPALYFIARPSIQKYLMSWFRYNPQREIRKVKAPILIIQGTTDLQVTVGDAEKLKKAKSDAILDIIPNMNHVLKEAPADKEKNKATYNEPDLPLKPEFVTAITNFVLKTTR, from the coding sequence ATGAAAAAAATTTATCTGTTTATATTAGTTACCTGTTTTGCGGGTAAATTGTTTGCGCAAACTCCTCCTGCCAATTATGCCACGGCTTTAAATAAGTTTAAGCAGCTATATAACAATAACCAACCCGACAGTGTTTACAGCATGTTTGGGCCCGAAATGATGAAGGCACTTTCTCAAGCCGACTTCAAAAGCACCACCGTGCAGTTAAAAACGCAGTTAGGCTCACTATTGCAGGCAGATCTGGAAAGCTATGAAACTCCTATAGCGCACTATAAAGCTACATTTCAAAAAGCTGTTTTTTTATTAAACATCTCGTTAAATGCTGACAATAAATTTACAGGGCTTTCATTAACACCATACAAGGCAGAAAACAATGCTACAGCATCAACTTCGGCTGGTAGTACAGCTTTGGCAACCGACCCTTCTTTAGTTGAATCTCCTGTAACTGTTAAAACTTTGCTGGGTTCAATATCAGGAACCTTAGCTATGCCAAAGGATGCAAACGGAAAAGTACCATTGGTATTGATCATTGCAGGCTCAGGCCCTACGGACAGGGACGGCAACAGTCCTAAATTGGGCCTTTATGCCAATATTTATAAAATGATCGCTAATGAGCTGGGCAAAAAGGGTATAGCATCATTACGTTATGATAAACGTTTGGTTGGTAAAAGCACTACTTCAATCAAAGAAAACGAGATCAGGTTTGAAGACTATGTGGAGGATGCCGCAGCCTTGCTTAACATGTTTACTGCCGATGAAAGATTTTCGAGGGTGATTATACTCGGGCACAGCGAAGGCTCATTGGTGGGTATGATGGCTGCTTATGATGAGCCTATAAAAGGCTTTATATCAGTAGCCGGTGCAGGCGATTCGGCCGATAAGATCCTGACCGAGCAGATGAAATCACAGCCAGCTTTTATATCTGACGGATTTAACCGCATGCTTGACAGTTTGAAACGCGGTAAAACAACTGACAATATCGACCCTGCACTGTACTTTATTGCCAGGCCAAGTATCCAGAAATACCTGATGTCGTGGTTCAGGTACAATCCGCAGCGCGAGATCAGGAAAGTGAAAGCACCGATATTGATCATCCAGGGAACAACAGATTTACAGGTAACTGTTGGTGATGCCGAGAAACTGAAAAAAGCAAAATCAGACGCGATACTTGATATTATCCCTAACATGAACCATGTGCTGAAAGAAGCCCCAGCAGATAAGGAAAAGAATAAGGCTACCTACAATGAACCCGACCTTCCGCTGAAACCGGAGTTTGTTACGGCGATAACTAATTTTGTGTTGAAAACAACGAGATAA
- a CDS encoding KTSC domain-containing protein encodes MQRRPVQSSALSSVGYDPDARILELEFRENGGVWQYFGFPSATFKKFINAESLGNFFATRIKGKYPELKVKFAH; translated from the coding sequence ATGCAGAGACGCCCCGTACAATCATCGGCTTTAAGCAGCGTTGGCTATGACCCGGACGCCCGGATCCTGGAACTTGAATTCAGGGAAAATGGTGGTGTATGGCAGTACTTTGGTTTTCCTTCCGCTACCTTCAAAAAATTCATTAATGCCGAATCGTTGGGGAATTTCTTCGCTACCCGTATAAAAGGCAAATACCCCGAACTAAAAGTAAAGTTCGCGCATTAA
- a CDS encoding outer membrane beta-barrel family protein, which produces MRGLTAGFFFAFLTGMYCFSFAQTKSSIIQGKVLTENNQTAEAATAVLLSAADSSILKSNLVNKNGQFEFTGLQPDSYIILISKIGYVKVYTGPYKVTAGQKTITRDIILKLSDNQLQEVKVVARKPYIEVKPGKIVLSVQNSILAEGNSAFDILRQSPGVRVNSNETLSINGRQAALITIDGKPTNLTGDDLTSLLRSMQSSTIDQVEMISSPSAKYDASGGGIINIILKKGKNLGTNGTITAMAGYGKYYKSTAGIVFNNRTSKLNIFGNYTYDNNKGTRTITTNRNITYNDILSNYDVDYNNIQKTRNHNFKLGADYSINTKQTIGFLVSGIIRKDDFAKNNDLYIRNQSKLDSIIRAQSNLDRGSSYLNYNINYNAVLDKTGRSISVDGNYSTYKRHSNEFITNSFFTPAGNTYRNDLDLENLSPSDIHIWTSKMDFVNPLNKTSRLEVGIKYNNARSNNNLIFGPKVSGRYLPDENFSNRFLYSEAVSAAYMNYVNKIGKWDITAGVRAENTHATGKSWGLNDDTPDVNTYNYFNLFPQAQISYEADKKNIIGISYNRGIHRPLYEDINPFLYYTDLYDYRAGNPQLKPEYTNTIQISHTYDQTFSTELYYTVTNDAYDFPVYYQNDSTKVNVTYRKNFGQIFVYGASFYAPVQFTKWWSASFNLDAIYVRYKAYARNGDFNRGKQDIIFGSTQNFVITSTLLGELSGRYETPTIYGINELKASYAVNAGISKQILDKRATLKLTLNDIFNTDRGRNRAVYQNIDLSEVNKRDTRIVRLNFSYRFGKSTIKSANKRNTGNDDERRRTGN; this is translated from the coding sequence ATGAGGGGTTTAACAGCAGGCTTTTTTTTTGCATTCCTGACGGGAATGTATTGTTTTTCTTTTGCCCAAACAAAATCCTCAATAATACAGGGAAAGGTTTTAACTGAAAATAACCAGACAGCAGAAGCCGCGACCGCCGTTTTACTTTCTGCCGCCGACTCCTCCATCCTAAAATCAAACCTGGTAAATAAAAATGGACAGTTTGAGTTTACAGGACTTCAACCCGATAGTTACATCATACTCATTAGTAAAATAGGTTATGTTAAAGTTTATACAGGGCCATACAAAGTAACTGCAGGTCAAAAAACAATTACCAGGGATATTATTTTAAAACTTTCGGATAACCAGCTGCAGGAAGTTAAAGTAGTGGCCAGGAAACCTTATATCGAGGTTAAACCCGGCAAAATTGTATTAAGCGTGCAAAACAGTATCCTGGCCGAGGGTAATTCGGCATTTGATATCCTGAGGCAATCGCCGGGGGTTAGGGTTAACAGTAATGAAACCTTGAGCATTAACGGCAGGCAAGCCGCGTTAATCACCATAGATGGTAAACCTACCAACCTTACCGGCGATGACCTTACCAGCCTGCTCCGCAGTATGCAAAGCAGCACTATTGATCAGGTTGAGATGATCAGTAGCCCATCGGCAAAATATGATGCATCTGGTGGAGGCATTATCAATATCATTCTAAAAAAAGGCAAAAATCTGGGTACAAACGGAACAATTACAGCCATGGCAGGCTACGGCAAGTATTATAAAAGTACGGCCGGTATCGTTTTCAACAACCGCACCAGCAAGCTCAATATTTTTGGTAATTACACTTACGATAACAACAAAGGCACCCGCACTATTACCACCAACCGGAACATTACTTATAACGATATCCTGAGCAACTACGATGTTGATTATAATAACATTCAGAAAACCCGGAACCACAACTTTAAGTTAGGCGCCGATTATTCCATCAACACAAAGCAGACCATAGGCTTTTTGGTAAGCGGCATTATCAGGAAAGATGATTTTGCGAAAAACAACGATCTGTACATCCGCAATCAAAGTAAGCTCGACTCAATTATCAGGGCGCAATCAAACCTTGACAGGGGCAGCAGCTATTTAAATTACAATATCAATTATAACGCGGTGCTGGATAAAACCGGCAGAAGTATCTCGGTAGATGGTAATTATTCAACGTATAAGCGCCATTCAAATGAGTTTATTACCAATAGCTTTTTCACTCCGGCAGGCAATACTTACCGCAATGATCTGGACCTGGAAAACCTTTCGCCATCGGATATCCATATCTGGACATCAAAAATGGACTTTGTAAATCCGCTGAATAAAACTTCTCGATTAGAGGTCGGCATCAAATACAATAATGCGCGGAGTAACAATAATCTTATTTTTGGCCCAAAAGTAAGTGGCAGATATCTGCCCGACGAAAATTTCAGCAACAGGTTCCTGTATTCAGAAGCAGTGAGCGCTGCTTATATGAACTATGTTAATAAAATAGGGAAATGGGATATTACGGCAGGCGTGCGCGCCGAAAATACTCATGCAACTGGCAAATCATGGGGATTAAATGATGACACACCGGATGTAAACACTTATAATTATTTCAACCTTTTTCCGCAGGCGCAAATAAGTTACGAGGCTGATAAAAAGAATATCATTGGCATCAGTTACAATCGAGGCATCCACAGGCCGCTTTATGAGGATATCAACCCATTTTTGTACTACACCGACCTATATGACTATCGCGCAGGTAATCCCCAGCTAAAACCCGAATACACCAATACCATACAAATATCGCATACGTACGATCAGACTTTTTCGACCGAACTATATTATACCGTTACAAACGATGCTTATGATTTCCCGGTTTATTACCAAAACGACTCTACCAAGGTTAATGTAACCTATCGCAAAAACTTTGGGCAGATATTTGTTTACGGCGCTTCGTTTTACGCACCTGTGCAGTTCACCAAATGGTGGTCGGCCAGTTTTAACCTTGATGCCATTTACGTACGCTACAAGGCCTATGCCCGCAATGGCGATTTTAACCGGGGCAAGCAAGATATCATTTTCGGCAGCACACAAAACTTTGTTATCACAAGTACATTGCTCGGCGAATTATCCGGCAGATATGAAACCCCAACCATTTACGGCATCAATGAATTAAAGGCCAGCTATGCTGTAAATGCCGGTATCAGCAAGCAAATATTAGATAAGCGGGCTACCCTTAAACTAACGCTGAATGATATTTTTAATACAGACAGGGGGCGCAACAGAGCCGTTTACCAAAACATCGATCTTTCGGAAGTTAACAAGCGCGATACCCGCATTGTGAGGCTTAATTTTAGTTATCGTTTTGGTAAAAGCACCATTAAATCGGCCAATAAGCGCAATACTGGAAATGATGATGAGCGCCGCCGCACCGGAAATTAA
- a CDS encoding DUF885 domain-containing protein produces MIRNIFLKLTLAVVLFMVAFTGCKKEGGSGTGPLLGKDDAAFLKYENTFLDNFWKLNPDWATSAGYHKYDSLMVIPNDQSRDKLVTFAKYQVDSLSRFEVNTLSEANKIDYKILQNQLEYVQWQVRQLKQYEWDPSSYNVIGTFAYILNEHYEPLPKRLRHFYQRMSFIPQYYKEAEKQIKNPVVELTSLAIEQNLGGMDVIGKDFADSLKKTNIPKAEQKLMTDRAAQSVVAIKAYADWLKALKNDHPRSFRLGKDLYEDKFKYEIVASNTADKIYNAAVERKKFIHREMGKISKQLWPKYFVKQAAPADSLLMISQLIDTISTKHVKPEDFQSSIEQIIPKLNAFVKSKDLLTLDPSKPLIIRKEPGYMAGVAGASMSGPGPYDKNGNSYYNVGSLSGWSKEKAESYLREYNNYILQILSIHEAVPGHYVQGVYSNKAPSIIKAVFGNGAMAEGWAVYTEQMMLENGFGNNEPEMMLMWYKWNLRSVCNAILDYSIHSGSMTKDEAIKLLTREAFQQQAEADGKWKRVSVTSVQLTSYYTGYKEIVDLRDAYKVKMGDKYKLKEFNEKFLSYGSAPVKFIREAMLAKTSGN; encoded by the coding sequence GTGATCAGAAATATATTCTTAAAATTAACACTCGCCGTTGTTTTATTTATGGTAGCCTTTACCGGTTGTAAAAAAGAGGGGGGAAGCGGTACCGGTCCGCTTTTGGGTAAGGATGATGCCGCTTTTCTGAAATATGAGAATACATTTCTGGATAATTTCTGGAAGCTGAACCCCGATTGGGCTACATCGGCAGGATATCATAAATATGATAGTTTAATGGTGATCCCTAACGATCAAAGCCGCGATAAACTGGTAACCTTCGCCAAATACCAGGTAGATTCGTTAAGCCGCTTTGAAGTGAATACGCTGTCAGAAGCTAATAAGATAGATTACAAGATTCTCCAAAACCAGCTTGAATACGTGCAATGGCAGGTTCGTCAGCTAAAACAGTACGAGTGGGACCCATCATCATACAATGTTATAGGTACGTTTGCTTACATCCTGAATGAGCATTACGAGCCATTGCCTAAACGTCTGCGCCATTTTTATCAGCGCATGTCATTCATTCCGCAGTATTACAAGGAAGCCGAAAAACAGATCAAGAATCCGGTAGTGGAGCTTACCAGCCTGGCTATTGAGCAAAATCTGGGCGGCATGGATGTAATAGGAAAAGATTTTGCCGATTCGCTCAAGAAAACCAATATCCCTAAAGCCGAACAAAAATTAATGACCGACAGGGCTGCCCAAAGCGTTGTTGCTATTAAAGCATATGCCGACTGGCTAAAAGCACTGAAGAATGATCATCCAAGAAGTTTCAGGTTGGGCAAAGATTTGTATGAGGATAAGTTTAAATACGAGATTGTAGCATCTAACACTGCCGATAAGATTTACAATGCTGCGGTTGAACGTAAGAAATTCATTCACCGCGAAATGGGTAAGATCAGCAAGCAGCTTTGGCCCAAATACTTTGTTAAACAAGCCGCTCCTGCCGATAGTTTGCTGATGATAAGCCAGCTGATAGATACGATATCAACTAAACACGTTAAGCCTGAAGATTTTCAATCATCAATTGAGCAAATTATTCCTAAGCTTAACGCCTTTGTAAAATCTAAAGACCTGTTAACACTTGATCCGTCAAAACCATTGATTATCCGTAAAGAGCCGGGTTATATGGCCGGTGTAGCAGGTGCATCTATGAGCGGGCCTGGTCCGTATGATAAAAATGGTAACTCATACTACAACGTAGGCAGCCTTTCTGGTTGGAGCAAGGAAAAAGCCGAAAGTTACCTGCGCGAGTACAATAACTATATTTTACAGATTCTGAGCATCCATGAAGCTGTGCCAGGGCATTATGTGCAGGGTGTATATTCAAACAAAGCACCAAGCATTATTAAAGCGGTATTTGGTAACGGCGCTATGGCCGAAGGCTGGGCGGTATATACCGAGCAAATGATGCTGGAAAATGGCTTTGGCAACAACGAGCCCGAAATGATGCTGATGTGGTACAAATGGAACTTACGCTCGGTATGCAATGCTATATTGGATTACAGCATACACAGCGGTAGCATGACCAAAGATGAGGCTATTAAATTATTAACCCGCGAGGCATTTCAGCAACAGGCCGAAGCCGATGGTAAATGGAAGCGTGTTAGTGTAACCAGCGTACAGCTTACCAGCTATTATACCGGTTATAAAGAGATTGTTGATTTAAGGGATGCCTATAAAGTAAAAATGGGCGATAAGTATAAACTGAAAGAGTTTAACGAAAAGTTTTTGAGCTACGGCAGTGCCCCTGTTAAATTTATAAGGGAAGCCATGCTGGCCAAAACCAGCGGAAATTAA